From Echinicola jeungdonensis, the proteins below share one genomic window:
- a CDS encoding YpdA family putative bacillithiol disulfide reductase encodes MKKVDVLIVGAGPIGLACGIEAEKYNLDYVILEKGTLANSIFNYPVNMTFFSTSDKLELGGIPFMSINRRPTRPEALEYYRRVTDHYQLKVKLYEEVKKLQKEGDYFVVKSSKETYLAEKVILSTGFYDLANKMNVPGEDLDKVTHYYKEPWPYIGQKVIVVGGGNSAVDVALEVWRKGAEVTMVMMNESVDRNVKYWVLPDIENRIKEGSIKAYFNTKIKEIRENEVVLDTGKGEETVPNDFVLAMTGYQPNYELLDQLGVHLTLDEKRRPCFDSNSQESNIPGLYLAGVVCGGLNTREYFIENTIIHAHAIFEDIMTKRSPISK; translated from the coding sequence ATGAAAAAAGTAGATGTACTGATTGTTGGAGCCGGCCCCATAGGTTTGGCTTGTGGTATTGAAGCCGAAAAATATAATTTGGACTATGTAATCCTTGAAAAAGGAACCTTGGCCAATTCCATATTTAATTATCCGGTTAACATGACATTTTTTTCCACTTCAGATAAATTGGAGTTAGGCGGGATTCCGTTTATGTCCATTAATAGAAGGCCCACCCGTCCGGAAGCTTTGGAGTATTACAGAAGGGTAACTGACCATTACCAGTTAAAAGTGAAGCTTTACGAGGAGGTTAAAAAACTTCAAAAAGAAGGGGACTATTTTGTGGTGAAATCCTCTAAAGAGACCTATCTGGCTGAAAAGGTAATTCTTTCTACTGGATTTTATGACCTTGCTAATAAAATGAATGTACCCGGTGAAGATCTGGATAAAGTTACTCATTATTATAAGGAACCGTGGCCATATATTGGTCAAAAAGTGATTGTGGTCGGTGGAGGAAATTCAGCGGTTGATGTTGCCCTTGAAGTATGGAGAAAAGGTGCAGAGGTGACCATGGTGATGATGAATGAATCCGTGGACAGGAACGTCAAGTATTGGGTATTGCCGGATATTGAAAACAGGATAAAGGAAGGTTCTATTAAGGCTTACTTTAACACAAAAATAAAGGAGATCCGGGAAAATGAAGTGGTTTTGGATACCGGAAAAGGAGAGGAAACCGTTCCCAATGATTTTGTGCTGGCCATGACTGGATATCAGCCTAATTATGAATTGCTGGACCAGTTGGGCGTACATCTAACTTTGGATGAAAAAAGGAGGCCCTGTTTTGATTCCAACAGTCAAGAGTCCAATATCCCTGGTTTGTATTTGGCCGGTGTGGTTTGCGGTGGTTTAAATACCCGGGAATATTTCATAGAAAACACCATTATTCATGCCCATGCCATATTTGAGGATATCATGACCAAAAGAAGTCCAATTTCTAAATAA
- a CDS encoding M56 family metallopeptidase: MDLLNSLISEKYIHAIGWTLVHSIWQIVLISLALWLVIRWASARSSQFRYMAGLIALMVIIITTGFTFQHYMDQQDPTEVTTPGEALVHQLVPHNFTPTPPASPSQNNLEFYYIEPLFPLLTNFWLMGSLFFFIRLFGSIVAIQSLDQKHGIPFPADLQKKTEGLKTSLGIHRKLSILESQIIHVPITYGILKPIILIPCSLLIQISPKQLEAIIAHELAHIKRYDYLVNILQSCMEVFFFFHPCFWWINDMVRKERENAFDDTVLKLGFSPSHMAHGLATIAEINNANAPDISLATHGPQPTLNRIKRLLGFRTPKESPSPLITLTIIFFWFLVLSCSWEPYLQKKKIPLLKNH, translated from the coding sequence ATGGACCTTCTTAATTCCCTCATCTCAGAGAAATACATTCATGCCATAGGCTGGACATTGGTACATTCAATATGGCAAATTGTGCTTATCAGCCTTGCACTTTGGCTGGTAATCAGGTGGGCTTCCGCAAGATCCTCGCAATTTCGGTATATGGCAGGCCTGATTGCATTGATGGTAATTATTATTACCACGGGTTTTACCTTCCAGCATTACATGGACCAACAAGACCCCACCGAGGTGACCACACCCGGGGAAGCTTTGGTTCATCAATTAGTTCCACATAATTTCACCCCCACCCCACCAGCGTCTCCTTCTCAAAACAACCTAGAATTCTATTATATAGAACCTTTATTTCCTTTATTAACCAATTTTTGGTTAATGGGTTCTCTATTCTTCTTTATCAGGCTCTTTGGAAGTATAGTGGCCATTCAAAGTTTAGATCAAAAACATGGAATTCCTTTTCCTGCAGATTTGCAAAAAAAGACAGAAGGTTTGAAAACATCTTTGGGCATTCACCGCAAACTAAGCATTTTGGAAAGCCAAATCATCCATGTACCCATAACCTATGGGATTTTAAAACCAATTATCTTAATACCGTGCAGCCTTCTCATTCAAATCTCCCCCAAACAGTTGGAGGCCATAATTGCCCATGAACTGGCCCATATAAAAAGGTATGATTATCTGGTTAATATTTTACAATCTTGTATGGAGGTATTTTTCTTTTTTCATCCTTGCTTTTGGTGGATTAATGATATGGTCCGAAAAGAAAGAGAAAATGCCTTCGATGATACTGTTCTGAAGCTGGGTTTTTCTCCTTCCCATATGGCTCATGGTTTGGCTACAATTGCAGAAATAAACAATGCTAATGCCCCTGATATTTCTTTGGCAACCCATGGGCCCCAACCAACTTTAAATAGAATAAAAAGGTTACTGGGCTTCCGAACCCCTAAAGAGAGCCCATCCCCTTTAATTACCCTTACAATCATATTTTTTTGGTTCTTAGTGCTATCCTGTTCATGGGAGCCATACCTTCAAAAGAAAAAAATACCCTTATTGAAAAATCATTGA
- a CDS encoding sensor histidine kinase, translated as MIDLIRNTWNFLTIDNFNYNVKSKIFNSISIIVIFYLASMALFNMYYLGQLMLGWIVIGATLAQGGVYYLGRFKGHYKLGFLIFSTLSYPILAINFYLNDGIEGPSLYIFMMIHIIIMALSHKKNYHFWILYNFLFFSILFYIDNYYPQIIPATYDNPDIKFIDHELSYLTCLVGIFAIIVTLKKSYLIQKKKTETKSRALGEANYALKKSNDQKDKIIALISHDLKNPLLSITQILKLIKNKDLNEEEMKMAQEELYTMTNNTQKMLDNILDWATFELQNREVSFTENHVADICKSFLSVYHTLAKQKGIHFIIDYEDNPIIKTDVDRFSLILRNLIQNAIKFTKSGGCIKFLVKETTQHVSVMVEDSGIGISREKINTLFEMDIKTTYGTQREKGTGLGLSLCKENSKKIGAQLSVESEEGKGTTFTLTLPH; from the coding sequence TTGATTGATTTAATAAGAAACACCTGGAATTTTCTAACGATTGATAATTTTAACTATAATGTAAAAAGCAAAATATTCAATTCCATCTCTATTATTGTCATTTTTTATTTGGCCAGCATGGCTTTGTTTAACATGTATTACTTAGGTCAATTAATGTTAGGATGGATTGTTATAGGTGCTACACTAGCTCAGGGCGGGGTTTATTATTTGGGAAGGTTTAAGGGGCATTACAAACTAGGCTTTTTGATCTTTAGTACCTTGAGCTACCCGATTTTGGCCATCAATTTTTATTTAAATGACGGTATTGAGGGACCGAGTTTATACATTTTCATGATGATCCATATCATCATCATGGCATTGTCTCACAAAAAAAATTACCACTTCTGGATATTATATAATTTCCTGTTTTTTAGCATTTTATTTTATATTGACAACTATTATCCTCAGATCATCCCTGCCACCTATGACAACCCTGATATTAAATTCATTGACCATGAATTAAGTTATTTAACATGTTTGGTTGGAATTTTTGCCATCATTGTCACCCTTAAAAAGTCCTATTTAATTCAGAAAAAGAAAACTGAAACCAAAAGCAGGGCATTGGGAGAAGCCAATTATGCCTTAAAAAAAAGTAATGATCAAAAGGACAAAATAATAGCCCTGATTTCCCATGACCTAAAAAACCCTTTACTTTCCATTACGCAAATACTTAAACTGATCAAAAACAAAGATTTGAATGAAGAGGAAATGAAAATGGCCCAAGAGGAGCTCTATACCATGACCAACAATACCCAAAAAATGCTGGACAATATATTGGATTGGGCCACCTTTGAGCTGCAAAACCGGGAGGTCAGCTTTACTGAAAATCATGTGGCTGATATTTGTAAAAGTTTTTTGAGTGTTTACCACACTTTGGCCAAACAAAAAGGCATCCATTTTATAATTGACTATGAAGATAACCCTATTATCAAAACTGATGTTGACAGGTTTTCCCTTATCCTTAGAAACCTGATTCAAAATGCCATTAAGTTCACAAAATCAGGTGGATGCATTAAATTTCTAGTCAAAGAGACTACCCAGCATGTATCTGTAATGGTGGAAGATTCCGGAATAGGGATATCACGGGAAAAGATTAATACCCTTTTTGAAATGGATATTAAGACCACCTATGGAACTCAAAGGGAAAAAGGAACTGGCTTGGGGTTGTCCCTTTGCAAAGAAAACTCAAAAAAAATAGGAGCCCAATTATCAGTTGAAAGCGAAGAAGGGAAAGGCACCACTTTTACCCTTACCCTTCCTCATTAA
- a CDS encoding homoserine kinase: MKKVTAFAPATVANVSCGFDILGFAVEELGDRVTVTFSEEPGLKVTKIEGDQGRLPYDVDKNTCSVAVKAMLEKLDFQGGIEIHLTKGLPLGSGMGSSAASSVAALEATNRLLGNPLDKKDLLPFAMIAEGVACGAPHADNVAPSLLGGFVLVRSYDPLDVTKLHVPNGLYCTLVHPHFELNTADSRSVLRQQVPLKDAIIQSGNIAGLVAGLFQEDMGLISRSLQDVIAEPSRAVLIPGYEEIKEAIKEAGALGCGISGSGPTTFILSPSREIAHKVSDISQEVFNKMGLEVDLYVSAVNIRGAYVINEE; this comes from the coding sequence ATGAAAAAAGTAACCGCTTTTGCACCGGCTACCGTAGCCAATGTGTCCTGTGGTTTTGATATCCTGGGCTTTGCTGTTGAGGAATTGGGTGACAGGGTAACTGTTACCTTTTCCGAGGAGCCCGGCCTTAAAGTAACCAAAATAGAAGGAGACCAAGGTAGGCTTCCCTATGATGTGGATAAAAACACTTGTAGTGTAGCTGTTAAAGCTATGCTGGAAAAATTAGATTTCCAGGGTGGAATTGAGATTCATTTGACCAAAGGGTTGCCATTGGGAAGTGGAATGGGCTCCAGTGCCGCAAGTTCTGTGGCCGCTTTAGAGGCAACCAATCGGCTTTTGGGAAATCCTTTGGATAAAAAAGATTTATTGCCTTTTGCTATGATTGCCGAGGGTGTGGCCTGTGGAGCCCCTCATGCAGATAATGTAGCTCCATCCCTTTTAGGAGGGTTCGTTTTAGTCAGAAGTTATGATCCGCTGGATGTGACCAAGCTTCATGTCCCGAATGGCTTGTATTGCACCTTGGTACATCCACATTTTGAACTGAATACAGCGGATTCCAGGAGTGTTCTCCGGCAGCAAGTGCCTTTAAAGGATGCCATCATCCAATCCGGAAATATTGCAGGATTGGTTGCGGGTCTTTTTCAGGAAGATATGGGTTTGATCAGCCGTTCTCTACAAGATGTGATTGCAGAACCGTCCAGAGCAGTTTTGATCCCTGGATATGAAGAAATCAAAGAAGCCATTAAGGAAGCAGGGGCATTAGGTTGTGGCATTTCAGGTTCTGGACCTACTACCTTTATATTGTCTCCCAGCAGGGAAATTGCCCATAAAGTAAGTGATATAAGTCAGGAAGTATTTAATAAAATGGGCTTAGAGGTAGATTTATATGTTTCTGCGGTTAACATCCGTGGAGCCTATGTTATCAATGAAGAATAA
- the cmk gene encoding (d)CMP kinase, translated as MRKIVIAIDGYSGCGKSSTAKAVAKKLGYTYIDSGAMYRAATLHFINKFTVLTNPKDIQQSLDSLEVEFHKNEDTGEQETYLNGLNVEKKIRSMEVSERVSEVSKIKEVRKELVSQQQKLGKHRGVVMDGRDIGTVVFPEAELKVFMTANLSVRAERRQKELLEKGQMVDLNQIIQNLSERDRIDSTRKESPLKKAPDAFEIDTSLLDFEEQVCEITALANRKIEAQID; from the coding sequence ATGAGGAAAATTGTAATCGCCATTGATGGTTATTCTGGTTGCGGAAAAAGTTCCACCGCAAAGGCTGTGGCTAAAAAATTGGGATATACCTATATTGATTCCGGGGCCATGTACCGGGCGGCTACGCTTCACTTTATTAATAAATTTACGGTTCTCACAAACCCAAAAGACATCCAACAATCATTGGATTCTCTTGAGGTGGAATTTCATAAGAATGAGGACACCGGAGAGCAAGAAACCTATTTAAATGGGTTAAATGTGGAAAAAAAAATCCGAAGCATGGAGGTTTCAGAAAGGGTAAGTGAAGTGAGCAAAATCAAAGAGGTCAGAAAGGAGCTGGTAAGCCAGCAGCAAAAGTTAGGGAAACATAGAGGGGTCGTGATGGATGGACGTGATATTGGAACTGTTGTATTTCCCGAGGCCGAGTTAAAAGTATTTATGACCGCCAACCTCAGTGTCCGTGCGGAACGCCGGCAAAAGGAGTTGTTGGAAAAAGGTCAGATGGTGGACTTGAATCAGATCATACAAAATTTATCCGAAAGAGACCGGATAGATTCCACCCGAAAGGAAAGCCCCTTGAAAAAAGCCCCGGATGCTTTTGAAATAGATACCAGTTTATTGGATTTTGAGGAACAAGTTTGCGAAATTACGGCCCTGGCAAACAGAAAGATAGAAGCACAAATAGATTAA
- a CDS encoding 4-hydroxy-3-methylbut-2-enyl diphosphate reductase, with product MEVTIDKNSGYCFGVEFAIKMAEDEMESGGRLYCLGDIVHNDMEVKRLSEKGLIVINREALQDLRDCKVLIRAHGEPPETYKLAIENNIELIDASCPVVLKLQHRVKTAFDKMEKRDGQIVIYGKKGHAEVIGLTGQTRGKAIVVMDDEDLEKIDFSRPVTLFSQTTKSTKGFYALKAKIQERMADSQYSLEEVDFTANDSICRQVSNREPQLTRFANENDVIIFVSGKKSSNGKALHQVCKLQNEKSYFVENESELDPTWFSEEDKVGICGATSTPMWLMEQVRDYIKSMDQIQSACH from the coding sequence ATGGAAGTAACCATAGATAAGAACTCAGGCTATTGTTTTGGAGTGGAATTTGCCATCAAAATGGCAGAGGATGAGATGGAAAGTGGGGGGCGTTTGTATTGTCTCGGTGATATTGTCCATAATGATATGGAGGTGAAAAGATTGAGCGAGAAAGGCTTAATTGTGATCAATAGAGAAGCCCTGCAAGACCTAAGGGATTGCAAAGTGTTAATCAGGGCGCATGGAGAGCCCCCTGAAACCTATAAACTGGCTATCGAAAATAATATTGAATTGATTGATGCTTCCTGTCCGGTGGTATTGAAATTACAACATCGTGTCAAGACGGCTTTTGACAAGATGGAAAAGCGAGATGGGCAAATTGTCATTTACGGCAAAAAAGGCCATGCAGAGGTAATCGGGCTGACCGGCCAGACCAGGGGAAAAGCCATTGTTGTAATGGATGATGAAGATTTGGAAAAAATTGATTTTTCAAGGCCTGTGACCTTGTTCAGTCAGACCACCAAAAGCACCAAAGGCTTTTATGCCCTTAAAGCCAAAATCCAGGAAAGAATGGCCGATTCCCAGTATTCTCTGGAGGAAGTTGATTTTACAGCCAACGATTCCATCTGCAGGCAAGTTTCCAACAGAGAGCCTCAATTGACCCGCTTTGCCAATGAAAATGATGTGATCATCTTTGTTTCAGGGAAAAAAAGCTCCAATGGAAAAGCTCTTCACCAGGTCTGTAAATTACAAAATGAAAAGAGTTATTTTGTGGAGAATGAATCCGAACTGGATCCTACATGGTTTTCAGAAGAGGACAAGGTAGGCATTTGTGGGGCAACTTCCACCCCCATGTGGCTTATGGAGCAAGTTAGGGACTACATAAAATCCATGGATCAAATCCAATCAGCTTGCCATTAA
- a CDS encoding NRDE family protein, translating to MCLITFNWKGFPGYKLILVANRDEFFERPTQGLHQWPAGFFAGKDLKNGGTWMGFHPSGRFAAITNFRDLDHLKSNPISRGNLVKDFLEKEVDPLAYLKEVEKFQDRFDGFNLLVGSGEHLFYMSNYKKGIEEVKPGIHGLSNALLDDPWPKVKKAKSDLAHISSKGEFTLNQLMAIHQSEKKEPFELLPYTGIPKEMEQALSARFIRYGGEYGTVNISVLCWKENGEVILLEKNTRPDAPENAFQQVELKVGQAIGNYRG from the coding sequence ATGTGTTTAATTACATTTAATTGGAAGGGGTTCCCGGGATATAAATTAATATTGGTTGCTAACCGGGATGAATTTTTTGAAAGACCTACTCAGGGCTTGCATCAATGGCCTGCGGGTTTTTTTGCGGGTAAAGACCTGAAAAATGGTGGGACTTGGATGGGCTTTCATCCTTCGGGCCGGTTTGCGGCGATTACAAATTTCCGGGATTTGGATCATTTAAAATCCAACCCAATAAGCAGGGGAAATTTGGTCAAGGATTTTTTGGAGAAAGAAGTTGATCCTCTTGCTTACCTAAAGGAAGTAGAAAAATTTCAGGACAGATTTGATGGTTTTAATTTACTGGTGGGCTCTGGTGAGCATCTGTTTTATATGTCCAATTATAAAAAGGGAATAGAAGAAGTCAAGCCGGGGATTCATGGACTTAGCAATGCTCTTTTGGATGACCCTTGGCCAAAAGTGAAAAAAGCAAAATCCGATCTGGCTCATATTTCCAGTAAGGGGGAGTTCACTTTAAATCAACTTATGGCTATTCACCAGTCAGAGAAAAAAGAACCTTTTGAATTATTACCCTATACAGGGATTCCCAAAGAAATGGAACAGGCGCTTTCTGCCCGGTTTATTCGTTATGGTGGGGAATATGGAACGGTGAATATTTCTGTCCTTTGTTGGAAAGAAAATGGTGAAGTGATTCTTTTGGAAAAAAATACCCGGCCAGATGCTCCTGAAAATGCTTTCCAGCAAGTGGAATTAAAAGTAGGACAAGCCATTGGAAATTACCGGGGATAG
- a CDS encoding BlaI/MecI/CopY family transcriptional regulator codes for MAYKPTDSELEILNILWKKEVATVREVHEQIAKKKDTGYTTTLKIMQIMHGKKLLNRKEHGRGHIYMPAISEKEVQNSLLNNFTAMAFGGSAKKLIMRALGQSNPSKEEIKEIRELLKKLENQ; via the coding sequence ATGGCTTACAAGCCCACTGATAGTGAACTGGAAATTCTAAACATCTTATGGAAAAAAGAAGTAGCCACTGTACGGGAAGTGCATGAACAAATAGCAAAAAAAAAAGATACCGGCTATACCACCACTTTAAAAATCATGCAGATCATGCATGGTAAAAAACTTTTAAACAGAAAGGAACACGGAAGAGGTCATATATATATGCCTGCCATTTCGGAAAAGGAAGTCCAAAACTCTTTGTTGAACAATTTTACCGCAATGGCATTCGGAGGCTCTGCTAAAAAGCTCATCATGCGGGCATTGGGTCAGAGCAATCCTTCCAAGGAAGAAATCAAAGAAATACGTGAATTGCTCAAAAAATTGGAAAACCAATAA
- the ade gene encoding adenine deaminase, whose protein sequence is MASFSISGQFVDIPQRKIYPATIQVENEKIASIKKVDAAPGHYILPGFIDAHVHVESSMLVPSEFSRLAVTHGTVATVSDPHEIANVCGKKGVDFMIQNRAQVNFKFYFGAPSCVPATPFETAGGEITAQDIDDLLARKEIKYLAEMMNWPGTVDRDPEVMEKIAVAQKHGKPVDGHAPGLKGEMAKKYIEAGISTDHECFTQEEAMDKLKHGMKIAIREGSAAKNFDALIDLIDDHADQILFCSDDKHPDNLAEGHINQLVIRAIKKGKNLYDVLQAACLNPINHYSLDVGQLKTGDWADFIVVENLEDFPMIQTFINGNKVAERGKSHIKPVKIPLINNFNTSLKSEKDFQLHGKQAKIRIIEALDGQLITPEIQGNICIKNGMATPNLEEDILKITVVNRYKNSSPSIAFIKNFGLREGAIASSVGHDSHNIIAVGVDDASIAKAVNLIIKAKGGISAVNPGKEKILPLPIGGIMSNEDGYWVAKEYTAIDQIAKEMGSGLASPYMTLSFMALLVIPDLKLSDKGLFDGKKFQFIDIFVP, encoded by the coding sequence ATGGCTTCCTTCTCCATTAGCGGACAATTTGTTGATATTCCCCAACGTAAAATTTATCCTGCTACCATCCAGGTAGAAAATGAAAAAATTGCATCTATCAAAAAAGTTGATGCTGCTCCAGGCCATTATATCTTACCAGGCTTTATCGATGCCCATGTTCATGTGGAATCATCTATGCTTGTCCCCTCAGAATTTTCCCGATTGGCGGTTACGCATGGTACGGTGGCAACCGTTTCCGACCCCCATGAAATTGCCAATGTTTGTGGAAAAAAAGGAGTGGACTTTATGATCCAAAACAGAGCACAGGTCAATTTCAAATTTTATTTTGGGGCTCCCTCATGCGTACCCGCCACCCCTTTTGAAACGGCAGGAGGAGAAATCACTGCTCAGGACATCGATGATCTTTTAGCCAGGAAAGAAATAAAATACTTGGCGGAAATGATGAATTGGCCGGGAACGGTGGACAGGGATCCGGAGGTCATGGAAAAAATTGCCGTGGCCCAAAAACATGGAAAACCAGTGGATGGCCATGCTCCTGGATTAAAGGGAGAAATGGCAAAAAAATACATTGAGGCTGGCATTAGCACCGACCATGAATGCTTTACACAGGAGGAGGCAATGGACAAGTTAAAACATGGAATGAAAATCGCAATCCGCGAGGGGAGTGCAGCCAAAAATTTTGATGCCCTAATCGACCTAATAGATGACCATGCCGATCAAATCTTATTTTGTTCTGATGACAAACATCCGGATAATTTAGCGGAAGGGCATATCAATCAGCTTGTCATCAGGGCTATAAAAAAAGGAAAAAACCTGTATGATGTACTGCAAGCTGCCTGCCTAAACCCAATTAATCATTATTCGCTTGATGTTGGTCAATTAAAAACAGGGGACTGGGCAGATTTCATTGTTGTGGAAAACCTGGAGGATTTCCCCATGATCCAAACTTTTATTAATGGTAACAAGGTAGCAGAAAGGGGAAAATCCCATATCAAACCTGTAAAAATTCCATTGATCAATAACTTTAACACAAGCTTAAAATCCGAAAAAGATTTTCAGCTCCATGGAAAGCAGGCCAAGATCAGGATAATCGAAGCTCTTGATGGGCAATTGATCACCCCGGAAATCCAGGGAAATATTTGCATCAAAAATGGGATGGCTACCCCAAACTTAGAAGAAGATATTTTAAAGATCACAGTAGTCAACCGTTATAAAAACTCCTCACCCTCTATTGCTTTTATCAAGAATTTTGGTTTGAGGGAAGGCGCCATTGCCAGTTCAGTAGGACATGATTCCCATAATATCATTGCTGTGGGAGTTGATGATGCCTCCATTGCAAAAGCAGTCAATTTAATAATTAAAGCAAAAGGGGGGATTTCAGCTGTAAACCCTGGAAAGGAGAAGATTTTACCCCTTCCCATTGGAGGAATTATGTCCAATGAGGACGGTTATTGGGTAGCAAAAGAATATACCGCAATAGATCAAATAGCCAAAGAAATGGGATCCGGCCTTGCTTCACCTTACATGACCTTGAGCTTCATGGCACTATTGGTAATCCCTGATTTAAAGTTAAGTGACAAAGGGCTCTTTGATGGAAAAAAATTTCAGTTTATAGACATATTTGTACCATAA
- the thrC gene encoding threonine synthase, whose amino-acid sequence MKFYSTNNSGHQVDLREAVIKGLAPDQGLYMPCSIPRMPKDFFEKLPSLSFQEIGYEVIGNIFSEDLSKDQIKDLVDHTLTFDAPLVKVEEKVYSLELFHGPTLAFKDFGARFCSKLMSLLVEDQKIKVLVATSGDTGSAVANGFYKVPGVEVVILYPSGKVSVLQEKQFTTLGENVTALEVDGVFDDCQRMVKEAFLDKELNEQMLLTSANSINIARWIPQCLYYFYAFSRLPKTTDKLAVAVPSGNFGNIAAGILAERMGLPIDTFVAATNINKVVPDYLGGATFRARPSLQTISNSMDVGNPSNFYRLLALYGNDEEELKAKVKGYFYDDGTTRGAMKKVKKETGYIMDPHGAVAYLGLKEFLEDHEGYTGIFLETAHPGKFNNVVEETLDIQLPLPERLETFLHGTKKTEPLKNDFRAFKEYLKSH is encoded by the coding sequence ATGAAGTTTTACAGTACCAATAATTCGGGACATCAAGTTGATCTCAGGGAAGCGGTTATCAAAGGATTAGCTCCGGACCAAGGGCTTTATATGCCCTGCAGCATTCCAAGAATGCCTAAGGATTTTTTTGAAAAATTGCCTTCTCTTTCATTTCAGGAAATTGGATATGAAGTAATTGGAAACATATTTTCTGAGGACCTTAGTAAGGATCAAATTAAAGACTTGGTGGACCATACTTTGACCTTTGATGCACCCTTGGTAAAAGTGGAGGAAAAGGTTTACAGCTTGGAATTATTCCATGGTCCAACTTTGGCTTTTAAAGATTTTGGAGCAAGGTTTTGTTCCAAGCTGATGAGCCTTTTGGTCGAAGACCAGAAAATTAAAGTTTTGGTGGCAACTTCCGGAGACACTGGGAGTGCTGTTGCTAACGGTTTTTATAAAGTGCCCGGAGTGGAAGTGGTAATACTTTACCCTTCCGGAAAAGTGAGTGTTCTCCAGGAAAAACAGTTTACTACCTTGGGTGAAAATGTAACTGCCTTGGAGGTGGATGGAGTATTTGATGATTGCCAGCGCATGGTTAAGGAGGCTTTTTTGGATAAAGAGCTTAATGAGCAAATGCTGTTGACCTCTGCGAATTCCATAAATATTGCCAGATGGATTCCCCAATGCCTGTATTATTTCTATGCCTTTTCGCGGCTGCCCAAAACAACAGATAAATTGGCGGTAGCAGTTCCAAGTGGTAATTTTGGAAATATTGCTGCGGGGATTCTTGCTGAGAGAATGGGCTTGCCTATTGATACATTTGTTGCAGCCACCAATATCAATAAAGTGGTGCCAGACTATCTTGGTGGAGCGACCTTTAGGGCAAGACCTTCCTTGCAAACCATCAGTAACAGTATGGATGTGGGTAACCCATCCAATTTTTACAGGCTCTTGGCCTTGTACGGGAATGATGAAGAAGAATTGAAGGCCAAAGTGAAAGGTTATTTCTATGATGATGGAACCACCCGTGGGGCGATGAAGAAGGTAAAAAAGGAAACTGGATATATCATGGATCCTCATGGTGCAGTGGCTTACTTAGGATTGAAAGAGTTTTTGGAAGACCATGAAGGGTATACAGGCATATTTCTGGAAACTGCCCACCCTGGTAAGTTCAACAATGTGGTAGAGGAAACTTTGGATATTCAATTGCCTTTGCCGGAGAGGTTGGAAACTTTCCTCCATGGAACCAAAAAGACTGAACCTCTAAAAAATGATTTTAGGGCTTTCAAAGAATATTTAAAAAGCCACTAA